In Myxococcus stipitatus, the following are encoded in one genomic region:
- a CDS encoding ParB/RepB/Spo0J family partition protein: MAAKSARKRAAAKPKPAATTPRKPRRKKAAPQSRGLSPADVASDSVEYPTEILDAVREDGGEVLGVYREPLGGHPVVLAVLPIDKVEPTPYQRDLSEPHVKRLASAMERLDRFLDPVIAVRKDGRYWTPNGNHRLHASKMLGAKSIVALLLPDEDVAYQILALNTEKAHNLKERSLEVVRMYRGLVGAGRAGAEKTFAHLFEEPAFITLGAAYEQRPRFSAGAYHPFVKVVEDFLDLPLDKALAVREARAQRLLELDDAVVAVVNALKDKGMQSPYLKNFVVARINFLRFRKGGAKPDFDDTVEKMLASARKFNLDSVKREDIGRMGGGPLEPDEEHA, translated from the coding sequence ATGGCAGCGAAGTCCGCACGAAAGAGGGCCGCCGCGAAGCCGAAGCCCGCGGCCACGACTCCCCGCAAGCCTCGCCGCAAGAAGGCGGCACCCCAGTCGCGGGGCTTGTCTCCGGCCGACGTGGCCAGCGACTCGGTGGAGTACCCCACTGAAATCCTCGACGCCGTGCGCGAGGACGGTGGCGAGGTGCTCGGCGTCTACCGCGAGCCGCTCGGTGGACACCCCGTGGTGCTCGCGGTGCTCCCCATCGACAAGGTGGAGCCCACGCCGTACCAGCGCGACCTGTCCGAGCCTCACGTGAAGCGGCTCGCCAGCGCCATGGAGCGGCTGGACCGCTTCCTGGACCCCGTCATCGCCGTGCGCAAGGACGGCCGCTACTGGACGCCCAACGGCAACCACCGGCTACACGCCAGCAAGATGCTGGGCGCGAAATCCATCGTCGCGCTGCTCCTCCCCGACGAGGACGTGGCCTATCAAATCCTCGCCCTCAACACGGAGAAGGCCCACAACCTCAAGGAGCGCTCGCTGGAGGTGGTCCGCATGTACCGGGGCCTGGTGGGCGCGGGCCGGGCGGGCGCGGAGAAGACCTTCGCGCACCTCTTCGAGGAGCCTGCCTTCATCACCCTGGGCGCCGCCTATGAGCAGCGCCCCCGCTTCTCCGCGGGCGCGTACCACCCCTTCGTCAAGGTGGTGGAGGACTTCCTGGACCTGCCGTTGGACAAGGCGCTCGCCGTGCGCGAGGCCCGGGCCCAGCGCCTCCTGGAGCTCGACGACGCGGTGGTGGCGGTGGTCAACGCCCTCAAGGACAAGGGCATGCAGAGCCCCTACCTCAAGAACTTCGTCGTCGCGCGCATCAACTTCCTGCGCTTCCGCAAGGGCGGAGCAAAGCCTGATTTCGACGACACCGTGGAGAAGATGCTGGCCAGCGCACGCAAGTTCAACCTCGACTCCGTCAAGCGTGAGGACATTGGCCGGATGGGCGGCGGTCCTCTCGAGCCCGACGAAGAGCACGCGTAG
- a CDS encoding sigma-54 dependent transcriptional regulator codes for MTTSTVLVVDDDRANLDSVTRIFQRESMATLAATNGTEALEMLRRPEVMVMVTDLMMPGMDGQELLRAARTIRPDVEVVLMTAYGTVETAVAAMKDGAYDFITKPLKRHALVKAVQKALEKRALVSENQTLKAKLAEMSAAGGRSMVGQSPAFRAMLDTIRQAAPSTATVLLLGESGTGKELAARSVHEYSSRAKGPFVAVNCGALPENILEAELFGVERGAFTGAVARREGRFERAHGGTLFLDEVGEMPLPAQVKLLRALAEGEIERLGGTQTVKVDVRLVAATNKDLQKEVAEGRFREDLYYRLNVVEIRVPALASRREDIPLLADAFLRRFAAKNGKALRGFSPEALQTLENYAWPGNVRELEHAVERAVVLARGEVLEASDLPEAVRKGPLGAASQLVIPIGTPMEEVERRVIHETLRHTKGDKTLAARLLGIAARTIYRKLEREQSSGGEPTPGTDD; via the coding sequence ATGACCACCTCGACCGTCCTCGTCGTCGATGACGACCGCGCCAACCTCGACTCCGTGACGCGCATCTTCCAGCGGGAGAGCATGGCCACGCTCGCCGCCACCAACGGCACGGAGGCGCTGGAGATGCTGCGCCGGCCCGAGGTGATGGTGATGGTGACGGACCTGATGATGCCCGGCATGGACGGGCAGGAGCTGCTGCGCGCCGCGCGCACCATCCGCCCCGACGTGGAGGTGGTGCTGATGACCGCCTACGGCACGGTGGAGACAGCCGTCGCCGCGATGAAGGACGGCGCCTACGACTTCATCACCAAGCCGCTCAAGCGCCACGCCCTGGTGAAGGCGGTGCAGAAGGCACTGGAGAAGCGGGCGCTCGTCTCGGAGAACCAGACGCTCAAGGCGAAGCTGGCGGAGATGAGCGCCGCGGGCGGACGGAGCATGGTGGGCCAATCCCCCGCCTTCCGCGCCATGCTGGACACCATCCGGCAGGCGGCGCCCTCCACCGCCACCGTGTTGCTCCTGGGCGAGTCCGGCACCGGCAAGGAGCTGGCGGCGCGCTCGGTGCACGAGTACTCCAGCCGGGCCAAGGGCCCCTTCGTCGCCGTCAACTGCGGCGCGCTGCCGGAGAACATCCTGGAGGCGGAGCTGTTCGGCGTGGAGCGAGGCGCCTTCACCGGCGCGGTGGCCCGGCGAGAGGGCCGCTTCGAGCGCGCGCACGGTGGCACCCTCTTCCTGGACGAAGTGGGCGAGATGCCCCTGCCCGCCCAGGTGAAGCTCCTGCGCGCGCTGGCCGAGGGCGAAATCGAGCGGCTGGGCGGCACGCAGACGGTGAAGGTGGACGTGCGGCTGGTCGCCGCCACCAACAAGGACCTGCAGAAGGAAGTGGCCGAGGGGCGCTTCCGCGAGGACCTCTACTACCGCCTCAACGTGGTGGAGATTCGGGTCCCCGCGCTGGCCTCTCGCCGAGAGGACATCCCGCTGCTCGCGGACGCGTTCCTGCGCCGCTTCGCCGCGAAGAACGGCAAGGCCCTGCGCGGCTTCTCGCCCGAGGCGCTCCAGACGCTGGAGAACTACGCCTGGCCCGGCAACGTGCGAGAGTTGGAGCACGCCGTCGAGCGCGCGGTGGTGCTGGCGCGAGGCGAGGTGCTGGAAGCCAGCGACCTGCCAGAGGCGGTGCGCAAGGGCCCGCTCGGCGCCGCGTCACAGCTCGTCATCCCGATTGGAACTCCCATGGAAGAAGTGGAGCGGCGGGTGATCCACGAGACGCTCCGCCACACCAAGGGCGACAAGACGCTGGCCGCGCGGCTGCTGGGCATCGCCGCGCGCACCATCTACCGCAAGCTGGAGCGCGAGCAGTCGTCCGGCGGCGAACCCACCCCCGGCACCGACGACTGA
- the gspC gene encoding type II secretion system protein GspC has translation MELFFRKYFWTVTLLFIALVALLAAKTVNLFVESAISPVPTSGANVRAPTQTRQQAALALPDMEGLSRITGIKIPELEKPVIEPTTPVADLNAEPVKSGLRVKLLGTLVAGNPDWSFASIQDMVTQRAQTYMKGNELQGAKVHQIERERVIIINNGRKEFIDGNPGDGATAYTPPTPPVANANTTNSTSGIRAVSDNEYEVPRAEIDKTLNNLNDVAMQARIVPAFKDGQAVGFKLFSIRPDSIYSKIGVQNGDVIRRINGFDLNSPEKALEVYSKMKDASRIEIEIERNGAPIRKSYNVR, from the coding sequence ATGGAACTCTTCTTTCGCAAATACTTCTGGACAGTGACCTTGCTGTTCATCGCGCTCGTCGCCCTGTTGGCGGCGAAGACGGTGAACCTGTTCGTCGAGTCCGCCATCTCCCCGGTGCCCACGTCGGGGGCCAACGTGCGCGCGCCGACCCAGACACGTCAGCAGGCAGCGCTGGCCCTGCCGGACATGGAGGGACTGTCGCGCATCACGGGCATCAAGATTCCGGAGCTGGAGAAGCCGGTGATTGAGCCCACGACCCCGGTCGCGGACCTCAACGCGGAGCCCGTGAAGAGCGGCCTTCGCGTGAAGCTCCTGGGCACGCTCGTCGCGGGCAACCCGGACTGGTCCTTCGCCTCCATCCAGGACATGGTGACCCAGCGTGCCCAGACGTACATGAAGGGCAACGAGCTGCAGGGCGCCAAAGTCCATCAAATCGAGCGCGAGCGCGTCATCATCATCAACAACGGCCGCAAGGAGTTCATCGACGGCAACCCGGGTGACGGCGCGACAGCGTATACGCCCCCCACGCCGCCGGTGGCGAATGCCAATACCACCAACTCCACCAGCGGCATCCGCGCGGTCAGCGACAACGAGTACGAAGTGCCTCGCGCGGAGATCGACAAGACGCTCAACAACCTCAACGACGTGGCCATGCAGGCGCGCATCGTCCCCGCCTTCAAGGACGGCCAGGCCGTGGGCTTCAAGCTCTTCTCCATCCGCCCGGACTCCATCTACTCGAAGATTGGCGTCCAGAACGGTGACGTCATCCGCCGCATCAACGGATTCGACCTCAACAGCCCCGAGAAGGCGCTGGAGGTCTATTCCAAGATGAAGGACGCATCCCGCATTGAAATCGAGATCGAGCGCAACGGAGCGCCGATCCGCAAGTCCTACAACGTCCGTTAA